GAAAGATGAAATAATGAGGCCATagatttacatacacacacaactagAAGCATATGAGCGAATTCCTCCGGCCACACAATCCTGCACATGGCTGTTTGAACCTCGAtggaaataaaagacacatGAACTCTTGAGGACCCCCTGTGGAGAAGTGAACGTGAAAGTGAACTCACCTGGGTTGCAGGTCTCATAGATCTTCTTCAGCAGCGTCACACACTTCTCCTCCGGCCAGTCGTGGATGATTCTGGCCAGAACGTACAAGTCAGCAGCAGGAACTTCTCCATCGAAGAAATCACCTGCAAAACAGAGCGTTAACGTCCATTTACAGTTTAATTTGTTGCATTGCCTTTCACGAACTTTGCTTAGATTTGGTTGATAACTGAGCAAAGTGAGGACGATGATATGATGTGAGAGAAGTTACCAAAACTACTACAGCTGATTTAACCTTGTGGTGAGATATGTTTTTCAACACCGCTTTAGTTATAGCTCGGGTTAGGGTTACAATTTTGTCTCCTCTCAGTTATAACTCAGCTGTTGATACAGTGAATGAGGCTGAATGAATCTCACCGGTCTGAAAAGCAACGGTATCGTCCTCCTGGGAGAAATGTTTCTGAGCCGTCTCCACGACCTGCGGGAGGTCGAACACGGTGACGGACGAGGACGGGTACGCCGCCGCCATCTCTCGAGCCAGAGCCCCGGTGCATCCTGGGAAGTGTTGAGACGGAACAATGTCACTTTGTTACCAAGTGTTGAATCAAAATGTTTCAAACACACGATCAGATGCTGAAAATACCAATTAATATATTTATGGTCGCTAATAAAccatatttccacatttattgtCAGTTTAAGTTGAGTGTCATCTACATATAAGTGAATGGAGACTTAATCCTAACTAAGTGTGACACAATACAGAGAATTAGAAAGTAGAAAACAACAAAGGACCAAGGATGGATCCCTGAGGGACACCAGAATTCAGACATTTGCATAAAATAACATGCAAACCACTGATCAGCTGcaattcaagattcaaaattttattatcaaatgcacaacaataacatgaagcagtcgctggcaatgaaatgctttaGTCACAGACTCttttctagcaatgctcaagtaattacaaccaaaaacaaataaaattgaaatagtgtaaaatagaatataaaaaatttcaaatagaaaataaaatatttatatctaaatatatatataaacagctgaagagaaacataaaacaacaaaagtgcATTATGTGCAAATATGCATTTTTGGTATGCATATTTGCACATGGTTACATTATTCACATTAACTGTCTAGTAAGTGCACTTAGTCTTTAAATAGTCTCATTTGATGAAGATTCACTTACAGCTCCACTAAAACTTTTTTTAGATGAATAATGGATCGACTCCTGATGTTGTAAATTAATAACCTGCTGCTTGAGTCGCTATCGGCTCCGGTGACACAGATTAGATCGGATTATGCAGCCTCGGCTCCTCAGTCACGTTCTTACCTCCGAGATCTACGACGGTCTGGAAGCCGGAGAGATCGAACGCCGTCACGATGTCGTGTCCGTCCAGAACCCACGAGGAGTTCATCAGACCCATGAACttcagcatctcctcctccgATCTGGGGGATTTTAGGATCAAACACAGAATCTTAAAAACTCGACGACTGAGGGATGAAATTATAGATTgatgtaaccatagcaacaaaCCTGTAAATAGCTTTGAAGATGTCCGCTGAGGGGAGGCCGAAGGTCTTTTCATTCTGGTTCTTCCCCTCCCTGCGTGGATGGAAAACTCCACTCATGAAAGGGAATCATTCAAATGCAGTTTGTTCTtagttttattctgtttattcaGAGTTGGTTTAATTCTAAGAACAGAGTTTGAGGCTATTAACTTTAACATGTTTAGACATTAATATTCGTCTTTTTCACAGTTTCAATCGAAAGATAATTACACCATAAAAAGCTTGGATCTTCTGCTCTTGTGGGctcaatagatagatagatggatagatagatagatagacggagagatagagagatagatagatagatagatagatagatagatagatagatagatagatagatagatagatagatagatagatagatagatagatagatagatagatagatagatagatagatagatagatagatagatagatagatagatagatagatagatagatagatagatagatagatagatagatagatagatagatagatagatagatagatagatagatagacggagagatagagagatagacagaaagacagacagacagacagacagacagatagatagatagatagatagatagatagatagatagatagatagatagatagatagatagatagatagatagatagatagatagatagatagatagatagatagatagatagatagatagatagatagatagatagatagatagatagatagatagatagatagatagatagacggagagatggagagatagacagacagacagacagatagatagatagatagatagatagatagatagatagatagatagatagatagatagatagatagatagatagatagatagatagatagatagatagatagatagatagatagatagatagatagatagatagatagatagatagatagatagatagatagatagatagatagatagacggagagatagagagattgacagacagacagatagatagacggagagatagacagacagatagatggagagttagagagatagacagacagacagacagacagacagatagatggacggacggacggacggacggacggacggacggacggacggacggacggacggacggacggacggacggacagacagacagacagacagacagacagacagacagacagacagacagacagacagacagacagacagacagacagacagacagacagacagacagacagacagacagacagacagacagatagacagatagacagatagacagatagatagatagatagatagatagatagatagatagatagatagatagatagatagatagatagatagatagatggatattttattaatcccgtgggaaatttaggtcatccagtagcttatacatttatagacttatacacctcaccgacatacatacataagTCACATAAACATTGGGAGAAGTGGATATAAAGAATATCTACACAGTGCCTTTGAAAAGCAAAGTGTAATCAAGGACaaacaaatttttaaaaaagctaaaaagctaaaataacaCGAGACAACGGAGCTACGTGGAAATAGCCATATATTCAGTTGAGTGACCTTTGAACCCACAGACCTGACAGCATCCACCATGTTGTTCCACAGAGGGTAGATGGTCTGGGACTGGTAGACGATCATGTCGTGGAGAGACTTGGCGCTGCCTCGGGCCAAGTAGAGGCTCGCCACATCCGTGCTGCTGTAAACAGCTGATCACGAGAAAACACAGGAATCAAactgaaagctccagaaaagCTACGACGTGGACGTTAGCTCCTTTTTTCCAAAGACAAGAATGAAGTCAAAGTTATGGAAGCTGTCGTCATTGAGTCAAATCAGAGTCTTTTAGTTCCAGTGATGACATGTCCTAATTCTACGGTTTTATAATGCTACGTTAATGTGGTAGTtcagtatggaggaccatacatgacttaagtataaataaatacagaaataaataaataaaaaaggaaatacagaaattaatacagaaataaaaaaatgtgttaataacaacagaaatgtctaaataaatgtcttaaatataaatagatagattactttattcatccccgaagggaaattaagtatatttaaatatatttattaataaattacATATATTTCCACATTCATTCCATAAATAccatagataaataaataaatgtggaaatatatttaagacatttatttagacatttctcttgttattaacgtatttatttctgtatttatttctgtattaatttctgtatttccttttttatttatttatttatttctgtatttatttacacatttatttatttatacttaagtcatgtatggtcctccatagttCAGACCGTCTGAGAtcattcactcctcctcctcacccgtCCCCTCTTTGGTCTCCACCTCCAGGATCTCGATGCCCACCAGGGCGTCCAGCAGCCGCTCCACCCCGTCCACGCTGGCGCTCAGCTCCCGGGCCACGGCCGCCGCGCTGAGCGGCTCCGGGGACGCCAGCAGGAGGTCGAACACGCCCAGCTCACACGCTGAGAAGATCACCTGGAGGGAGTGGACCACAAATCAGCATGCACcacggcctcctccatgttggtggaagGGACGGGGGTCGTAACCTTGGTGACGCTCTGAATCTGGCGCCATCATCAGCTCAGAATCTCAGTGAAACTTTCATTAgtgctgccatacaagccagacGCCAGATTGACcttgtagtagaaaattaactaagcatGGTTGACCaactattttgtatttggatagTAAGTGTTCGCAGCTCTGTCAAGTGACTTTTACGACTTGAGCTACTTCatggtcggaactgtttatgacgtgaATACAGTGAGAgcttttgcgacttaattacccatca
This Limanda limanda chromosome 12, fLimLim1.1, whole genome shotgun sequence DNA region includes the following protein-coding sequences:
- the asmt2 gene encoding acetylserotonin O-methyltransferase 2 — translated: MAEHLSQSELDYPFKLLEYFNGFRVSKVIFSACELGVFDLLLASPEPLSAAAVARELSASVDGVERLLDALVGIEILEVETKEGTAVYSSTDVASLYLARGSAKSLHDMIVYQSQTIYPLWNNMVDAVREGKNQNEKTFGLPSADIFKAIYRSEEEMLKFMGLMNSSWVLDGHDIVTAFDLSGFQTVVDLGGCTGALAREMAAAYPSSSVTVFDLPQVVETAQKHFSQEDDTVAFQTGDFFDGEVPAADLYVLARIIHDWPEEKCVTLLKKIYETCNPGGGVLLVEAMLFENRRGPIMAQIFSLNMLVQAEGRERPPSEYTRLLKASGFLNVQVCRTGKSYDAILATR